From a region of the Pseudoclavibacter endophyticus genome:
- a CDS encoding NUDIX domain-containing protein gives MTDGSFADEPADVEIASRETLHDGYVWNVVSERFVLGGQTITREFVDHTGAVAVLALDDDDRALFIRQYRHPVRVRDWELPAGLLDQPGEDALEAAKRELAEEADLVAEQWWVLQDFFTTPGGNNESIRVYLARGVRPTDEAFARTHEEAEIEPRWVALDDAARAVREGRIHNASTVIAIYAACASRAAGWADLRPADAPWPTRPPGPAA, from the coding sequence ATGACCGACGGCAGCTTCGCCGACGAGCCCGCCGACGTCGAGATCGCCTCGCGAGAGACGCTGCACGACGGGTACGTGTGGAACGTCGTGAGCGAACGCTTCGTGCTCGGCGGGCAGACGATCACGCGCGAGTTCGTCGACCACACGGGCGCCGTCGCGGTGCTCGCGCTCGATGACGACGACCGGGCGCTCTTCATCCGCCAGTACCGGCACCCGGTGCGGGTGCGCGACTGGGAACTGCCGGCCGGCCTGCTCGACCAGCCGGGCGAAGACGCCCTCGAGGCGGCCAAACGCGAGCTGGCCGAAGAAGCCGACCTCGTCGCCGAGCAGTGGTGGGTGCTACAGGACTTCTTCACGACGCCCGGCGGCAACAACGAGTCGATCCGCGTCTACCTCGCCCGCGGCGTGCGGCCGACGGACGAGGCGTTCGCGCGCACGCACGAGGAGGCCGAGATCGAGCCGCGCTGGGTCGCACTCGACGACGCCGCCCGCGCGGTGCGCGAGGGGCGCATCCACAACGCCTCGACCGTGATCGCGATCTACGCGGCCTGCGCCTCGCGCGCCGCGGGCTGGGCCGATCTGCGGCCGGCCGACGCGCCGTGGCCGACGCGCCCGCCCGGACCCGCCGCCTGA
- a CDS encoding CTP synthase translates to MRDTRGETEHRPTGGIGLKSVNDSAAERPALQLPPVKHVFVTGGVVSSLGKGLTAASLGNLLTARGIRVVMQKLDPYLNVDPGTMNPFQHGEVFVTYDGAETDLDIGHYERFLDVNLSQSANVTTGQVYSEVIARERRGEFLGDTVQVIPHITDEIKRRMRLQATEEPRPDVIITEIGGTIGDIESQPFIESARQLRHELGRDSVFFVHVSLVPFMGASGEQKTKPTQHSVQALRQAGIQPDALVLRSDRPVTDSNKRKIALMCDVPERAVVNTVDLPSIYDIPSALRDQGLDEYLIEQLRLEGDEFEWSGWERLLKAVHEPKHDVTVALVGKYIDLPDAYLSVTEALRAGGFAHTTRVQVRWVPSDECETPEGAARLLSDVDAVCVPGGFGIRGIEGKLGALRFARTNEIPTLGLCLGLQCMVIEAARNLAGIDDASSTEFDPETPSPVIATMAEQVDVLRGGDLGGTMRLGLYPATLAEGSVVADAYGTTEVTERHRHRYEVNNAYREQIADTGLVFSGTSPDGTLVEFAELPRDAHPYYVATQAHPELASRPNRAHPLFAGLIGAALERQRLQRLVEVDDVEASPVGDAPVADQVVVEGADAAGAPVVADEFPGGRE, encoded by the coding sequence ATGCGAGACACCCGCGGTGAAACCGAGCACCGACCGACGGGTGGGATAGGATTGAAATCCGTGAATGACTCCGCCGCGGAACGCCCAGCGCTGCAACTGCCCCCCGTCAAGCACGTCTTCGTCACCGGCGGCGTCGTCTCCTCCCTCGGCAAGGGCCTCACGGCCGCGAGCCTCGGAAATCTGCTGACCGCGCGCGGAATCCGTGTCGTCATGCAGAAGCTCGACCCGTACCTCAACGTCGACCCCGGCACGATGAACCCGTTCCAGCACGGCGAGGTGTTCGTCACGTACGACGGGGCCGAGACCGACCTCGACATCGGGCACTACGAGCGATTCCTCGACGTGAACCTCAGCCAGTCGGCCAATGTCACGACCGGGCAGGTGTATTCGGAGGTCATCGCGCGCGAGCGCCGCGGCGAGTTCCTCGGCGACACCGTGCAGGTCATCCCCCACATCACCGACGAGATCAAGCGGCGGATGCGCCTGCAGGCCACCGAGGAGCCGCGGCCCGACGTGATCATCACCGAGATCGGCGGCACGATCGGCGACATCGAGTCGCAGCCGTTCATCGAGTCGGCGCGCCAGCTGCGTCACGAGCTCGGCCGCGACAGCGTGTTCTTCGTGCACGTGTCGCTCGTTCCGTTCATGGGCGCGTCCGGCGAGCAGAAGACAAAGCCAACGCAGCACTCGGTGCAGGCGCTGCGCCAGGCGGGCATTCAGCCCGACGCCCTCGTGCTTCGCAGCGACCGGCCCGTGACCGACAGCAACAAGCGCAAGATCGCGCTCATGTGCGACGTGCCGGAGCGCGCCGTCGTCAACACGGTCGACCTGCCGTCCATCTACGACATCCCATCGGCGCTGCGCGATCAGGGCCTCGACGAGTACCTCATCGAGCAGCTGCGCCTCGAGGGCGACGAGTTCGAGTGGTCGGGCTGGGAGCGCCTGCTGAAGGCCGTGCACGAGCCGAAGCACGATGTCACGGTCGCCCTCGTCGGCAAGTACATCGACCTGCCCGACGCGTATCTCTCGGTGACCGAGGCCCTGCGCGCCGGCGGCTTCGCCCACACGACGCGCGTGCAGGTGCGCTGGGTGCCGTCCGACGAGTGCGAGACCCCGGAGGGCGCCGCCCGCCTGCTCAGCGACGTCGACGCCGTCTGCGTGCCCGGCGGGTTCGGCATCCGCGGCATCGAGGGCAAGCTCGGCGCGCTCCGGTTTGCGCGCACCAACGAGATCCCGACGCTCGGCCTCTGCCTCGGCCTGCAGTGCATGGTCATCGAGGCGGCCCGGAACCTCGCCGGCATCGATGACGCCTCGTCGACCGAGTTCGACCCCGAGACGCCCTCGCCGGTGATCGCGACGATGGCCGAGCAGGTCGACGTGCTGCGGGGTGGCGACCTCGGGGGAACGATGCGCCTCGGCCTCTACCCGGCCACCCTGGCCGAGGGGTCGGTCGTCGCCGACGCCTACGGCACCACCGAGGTGACCGAGCGCCACCGGCACCGCTACGAGGTCAACAACGCGTACCGGGAGCAGATCGCCGACACGGGGCTCGTGTTCTCGGGCACCTCGCCCGACGGGACGCTCGTCGAGTTCGCCGAGCTGCCCCGCGACGCGCACCCCTACTATGTGGCGACACAGGCGCACCCCGAGCTCGCCTCGCGCCCGAACCGCGCGCATCCGCTCTTCGCCGGACTCATCGGAGCCGCGCTCGAGCGCCAGCGCCTGCAGCGTCTCGTCGAGGTCGACGACGTCGAGGCCAGCCCGGTCGGTGACGCGCCGGTGGCCGACCAGGTGGTCGTCGAGGGCGCGGATGCCGCGGGCGCGCCGGTCGTGGCCGACGAGTTCCCCGGCGGGCGCGAATGA